AGTTAAAGTTATCTTTTCTTGTagccaaaaaaatattcacatattcatAGTTTTATAGCTCAAGAGGCAGATTATGTTGGTGTAAATAcgttgtgtttttctctttgaagCGTGGGTCAGACCTATTTTCACATCAGAAATATGCTAATGCACACTAGTGGAATGCAAAAATTGTTGGATTCATTTGAATAATCTCCATGAAAACATCTAGAAATACCTTCCCTTTGGATTCAAGGAGGAAACCCAAGTGAGGGCAATTTTTATTCATCGTATCTGGAAAATAAATAGCTTCATCTCATAGTAATCACAATGCATCTTTAGATGGTTCTACAGATATTATCAAGAGGAAAAGTCATATTCAAAACAGTTTGTGTTAAATCTTAAGGGTCCATCTGCATTTTTGCAAGGGCTCACGTGGAAAAACTGCAATAGCAAAACTCGGATAAAAAGAGCACAGAGATGGCGTGttgagatttgtttttgttgttttggcaaACCAGGTGACACTGCGATAGGtctatgattaaaaaatgcattacagtaattagacattgctgcattttgtcCTCTGCCACACATTTATCACAgtgttcattttaaaagcatcaaagatgtcacatgaaaaaagacaaaagctgaGCACGGAAAGGTTACTGCTGACATGTCATGCATAAATGATAAGGACTGTAACAAATGACAGCAATAAACATGTCGACTCAATGGCTTGCTTCCTAAATTACAGCCTTATTCATTAGTTGGCCGTGGTCATTAGTAAAACCGTAATAAACTTCTTCATCACTCGGAAAGGTCAGAACAATTTCAGTGAAGATTGTcgtattagaaaaaaaactacacaaattTACAAAGAACCTCcctgaaaaaatattacaagtcgctccaaaaaatgtccctgCTGGCAAACACGGCGTCAATTATACTCACAAAAATAAGAGGACTAATAAACTCATCCTGCTTGGTGCTGTGACCCAGTGATCTCTCACGCTTCTCTGTCCTCGTTCGTCATTGTGCTATCGTTAGTCTGTGCATCACCAGCCCTCTTTGTAAACACGCAGTTTCACAAACTGCTACAGTCAAGCCAGCATCTGAGCCATCTGGCCAGGAGAGAAACTACTCCCACAGATCGATCCTTCGCTTTTTCTCCGTCACTCGGTAGTAGGAGAAGTTTCTGGTAAACACTTCACGTTACATGGACGGGGCAGGAGGGAGCCTGAGAGGGGTACCGAGGAAGGGCGAAGAGAGGAATGTGTCGTTGCAGAATTCTTGATTGCTGTCACACCAGAGAGGTTATAAATGTAAAcgtgttgttgttgctgtcgcTGACAAAGTTGATTTGGCACTGCTCCAGTCTGGCAATATCCCCGATGTCCAGCTCTGATAATAACTGAGTCGGGTCTGTGTTTGTAGTTAAAACctttttctcctgctgctcctctggtTCTTCCATCTCCtgcttctcctcttcctcctcctcttcttcttcctcttcctctgtgatGGAGCACAGGCGGGTGGCGCTCCCGGGGTTCTCAGCAGGCGGTCTGTAGTGGCACTGCCCGTTCAGCAGCCTCCTCAGAGGCATCAGGGGCACCGCTTCCTCGcccaggagctgctgctggcagTGCCGAAAGTCGCTCTGACGCTTCAGACGCTTGAACTCGCTGAAGGCGGAGGTGGCGTTCTGGTAGAGGCTGTGGGCGATCGCCTGGGCCTTTTCGGACTTGCTCACCAGGACGGCGTGACACCGGAGCACCACGGCCATGTTCTTGACCTGGTGCCTGTAGATCCAAGCTAGGATCTTTGGCCGGCACGGGTCAGCGCCGCAGTAGGTGATTCTGTTCAGAGAGTAAAGATGGATTGGTTTCTTTTTTCCGGATTTGTCAGCACTCATCCGGATCCCTTGTGGACCAACTGTTAACCTCATCTTGACGCTCTGGTCCCCGTAGTTGCTCCTCGCCCAGATCTTGGCCACCGCCTCCTGGGTGCAGCCGTCTCCCTTTGCCGTGATGGTGACCACACTCCCCAGGTAGCGCACATTGTAAACCGGCTCCTCTTTGTTCAGTTCCACCTTTTGGCGTTTGGTGTGGAAGATGTTGCCCACCCAGTCGAAGGGGCAGTCGGGCAGCAAGTCCGGACAGGAGCGCAGGAGGGAAGAGAGGATGGAGTGATAGGTCAGCCCGGTCCCGAGGCTCTTGGGTTTACTCTTTGCCTCATCCTCCACAAGAACAAACTTATTCCTTCTCCAGGGCAGCATGGCGTGGGAGGAGTTGGAGCGAGTGAGCTCCTTCTGCCGCTGTGTCTTGCTCTTCTCAGCTCAGGCAAAAAGAAGACAGTGTGTTcggagagagagcagagagaagctGCTTCACAAAGCACAGAGCAGAGACTGAGAGCTACGAGCCTCAGCCAGCCTGTTCCCCCGCTcgctcctccttcctctcctcctcctcctcctcctccttctcctctgttGTCTGCATCATGCAGCGCTGATCAGTGCAGGAGCCTCAGCCCGGCACTCAGGCACTGTCAACCCCCTCCCTGCTTCGTTGTTTTGCTTCCAAATGGCACCCTACCAAAGCGATATTTATCCGTCCAGCTTTGCACTGAGGTATCACTGTATTTATGTCTATTGTAAACTTGAAGAAGACCGCCTAGTCACTTCGAGGGGGGGACTTATGTGACTTGTTCATTCTCTTGTAAAAGTCAGTCAAGTCCATAGAATGAAAGTAATCATTCATGTTTAGTGTGATGTTTAAATGCAGATTGATCTTGTTAACATCAGGATAAAAGAAAATTGGATCCTACGCATTAAAATCGCAACCGTGAAACGCTCTCAAATCAATCCATCTGTCTTTTAAACACTGACTAAAATTGTACAACAATTAAAAGTCtatgcagtgatactcaacttacaatcttcaggccaaatctggctcctgATGGGGTGCCATgtgcccccccaaccattttctaattcacaacaaaGATAgtaattcacactgggaatttttatgtatttctataCATAGGATGCTCAAGTGGATAAATTAGCATCAAATTAGAGCTTGtctatcaaaaaaagtgccagtggagaatCCCCCACacaccccgacagaggtccGAGCTAAACCCCTAATGTCCTGTAATCTtagaacatcctaaaatcccagaaacgtccaaaaatctgagaaatgtcctaaaatgcaagaaatgttcaaaaatcctgaaagtgtccctaaaatctgagaagtgtccaaaatgtgagaaataagctaaaatcctagatatgtcctgaaatcttagaaatgtcctaaaatcctggaaatgtccttaagtccttcaaatgtcctaaaatctcaaaaacatcttaaaatcctaggaacatgtGTGGGGCTGATGCCACTGGTCCCTGGCCTCccatcattttgtaaaagtggccctcaggcaaagcaaattgagtatccctggtCTACACAGTCTTCTATATGctgcaaaatgtttgtttacatcagcAGTTTTGAAGTATGATTAGGCTACTTGAGAAACAGATAGAATTTCAACACAAactttataaatatgtatgtataaatatattatgGATTGGATTATAAACTGCCATTAGTCtgatattattaattaattcaacAGCAACTCAAAGGAAGAGCAAGTTTCTGGAATTAAAAATAGTTTGTAAGCACTTGCATCTAAAGATTCAGAGGATGAGACATAAATTATGCATCTGACTGAAATCCCAGTATAGTTGTagctgaaaatgtgatttatattCTACACAGTGCAATTTATTACTAATTGCGTGTCAGCTCTTGAAGTGAGGTGATGAAGCAAAATAATGTATAAACTCTCAACCCTTGgttctgtaaaatgtgtttattctaatttgttttggaaattacatttgtattaaTGGGAGAGCAGGACTTTGACAGTAGACTGGAGTTTGTATAATGAGTGCGGTCAGGTACAGTTCTGGAAAAGATAGTTGTTATAGTGAATGTAGGAAAATGATCTAATTTGTACTCTTCACATTTTGATGCTTGGGTGGAGGGCTTTTGCATTGTGTATTGACACAGAAGGTGTTGGTGGTTAGGTTCAGGCTtctttcatgcactgtttgtatgtataccTACAAAAGTAATGCAATACAATTCGTCAATAACCTAGGAAAATAGGTTGATAGAAGTAAAGAAGAAAGTAgaataaaaagaccaaaaatccACAGGttgaggtggtggatgggttaAACTTTTTCCCTCAGGAGATAATATGAAACAAAGTGAcctttctgttattttaagCTACAGTGTGCCATGTTTCttctcctaaacctaacctaggTAACTATGTTAAATGCGTAAAATCATTTGTGGGTTGCAAACATATAAGATTTTATACACATCCCTGTATGAAAATAAGGCAGTTATGATTGGGGAAAGATCGTGGTTGAAGTTAGTAACATTGGTTGACTCCCATGACTAAATATTGACGttacaaaataatgacttttagTTTGACAGGGGACACAAAGATTGGTCTCCTAGTGctaagtcctgtgcttgtttgaccTGCTCACCTCGCCTCCCGCCTGCACTaatcacatttttgcaaactttaTACTATGTCTGTTGCTCTAAACATCTAGTAATGATGTGTATtggtttacattggagttggCTGAAACCCTGATGCATTTCATAAGGACATTTAAGGTGCATTGTGCATCTGTATTTATAACACAAAGGGCTTCTGCCAAAGTAGCATTTTTAGCCACTCTTCAAGTGAGACCAAGCAGAAGGTATAGACATCCTGTCTCACACTTCAGGTCACGATTGACTTTTTACCCAGGATGGCACATCCCTCTTGGGATGTTCGTGTCTGTTGGACAGTCTGTCTTTTGGCCCAATACTTCAGTTCAGACTGACAGTGACTGTATGTAAAGAGTGTATGTATAGCTGAAAGTTTGCCTCACAGAGCTGTATCCTCCTCGTGTTGTCTAATGTATTATCAAGTGTGTTGAGcacctaaacataaccaattaaaaaaatgcttcttttgCATCCACAGCATCCAGTCTTTTGAAAGAGTGgatgctgtaaaataattacatacatTGTAGatacaaacttaaaaacattatcTTATTTTGCTGATGCCAATATTTTTCCCTCAAAACATGTACTGctgtaaaagtataaatatttacCTTCGTGGTGCAGTTAACATGTGAACATAGGTGAACATATGTCCCATGTTTAATGCCGTGTGTCCAAACATCTGTGTGACGGAGGcggcttctctctctctctggaggATTCTGGTGCAATGAATCAAAAGAAGTAtcatctgtctgctgctgcGCTGTGCACGAACTGAATTGTCAAGTGTAGATGGTGGATGAAGTTCTCCGCTGAGAGGTTCGTTACTGTGgcaacactgaaaaataaatgtctctttttctaCCTCTGATGCGTGTGTGCTGTGAATTATGGAAAAGCATGAATAGAAAAATAGACTGAATGTGCTTTAGAGGCACTATCTCATAAGAAGATTTGATTTAGAGAGCACATTTTAGCGCAGAACTACTTGGAATTTCGTCAGTGTTCGTATCTATTCACCTCTCTTTAAGAAGTCCTTGTTATTCTCAGAGGCTCAGGATGCACGGCCCAAAGAGCTTCTTTGTAAACCACACGCGTAGCCAGAGGGTATGTGGCCAAACTTAAGACTGTTCGGGAATGGTGAAAACGGATTTAATGGTTTGGGCAGTCGCCATAAAGGAGACACGACCCTGCAAAGATGATTAAGAGACTTTTGCTCTCAGTCTAAGTTGGATGTTCAGTGAATAAATAGTGGGACTATGATCTGGTCCAGGATGAGCTGCTTGTATCTTCTCAAGCCCCCAAAGTACACTGAGGCTGAGATGCCTTATAccactgatactcaacttaagcCCCCCGACCCCCACTCTGCCCCCCCACCCACtgtctaattcacaataaaaaataaagtgattcacacagaattgtttttgtacatgtagtataaataaggtgccagagtgcataaaacagctttgaaaatagagcttttttatattaaaaaagtacCAGCGAAGAATCTGCCTACCCCCCCAACAGAGGTTGTATTTTAGCAtctaacatcctaaaatctgagaaaaatcctaaaatccagcaatgtcctataatcctagaaacagcctaaaatcgAAGAAAACATCTTGAAGTGAAACATCCCAAAGTCctaaaaaatgccttaaaaacccagaaatgttctaaaatcctagaaatgtccttcatccaagatatgtcctaaaatcagggAAACATACTTAAGTCCACAAAAATGCCCTAAAagcccagaaatgtcctaaaatcgctGAAACTTGAATGGGGCTGCTTCGACTAGCCTCGGATAAATCACCTCTCTGATGTGTAATAGCTCATCTCTAACCAGAGAAGATTAACGCAGACTCTGAAATGCTAAATTGAAAAAATCCATCATGGTTTGGCCTTTACAGAAATGGATGTGTGTATTCAATATTGACTTATCTACCATCCGAGTATTCCATCCTTGTAGAGGGTTTGTTTGATGAATTTAGGAAATGTCTCGACTCTTCGCACAGTCACGTGTTCAGTCTCTTTATCTCGGCCTTTGAAAGTGTGAGAAATGTggttaaaagcaataaaacttAATGATCTGTGCATGCATACTGCTGTGAACAGTGGAGAATATGAGTATATTTGTTTTCTCAGACAGTGTGGTGCATTTTGATAAATATCTGCATTCAAGGAGAatgttggatgttttttaaaagtgcaaaccATTTTCTTATGCATGCACTTAAAATCATATATCAGCATATATTAAATCTTGTTAGAGGACTATCAGTTCCTTTggcatagcaaaaaaaaaaaaaatcctcattatACAGTCCAACGTTGGGAATTATTTCTGGCCCGTGTTCATTAGCCTTTTCCACTGGAACTAATGTCAatttaaaacacagtaaaatgcATCAGTGCTTCAACATTAAgtcatctgttaaaaaaaaaaaaaaagatgggagTGAGGATTGAAGCGAGATAATCCACAGTCATGCAACCGACTCTGTGAGGCTTTCCCACAAGCACAGCAATGCTTTAAGCTAATTGTTAAGGTCAGCATGCcagcatgctgatgtttaacAGGTTGCATATTCACTGTGGTCATCATTTTAGTTAAGCATATTAGCATGCAAACATTTGGTAATTAGTGTCTTATTCTTTTCTCAACTCATGCTTTTATCACGAGCCTTTTCATGTTAGCCCTGCTTTCTCTGTATTATATTATGTGTTATTGCCTTTTATGCACCTTGTAGTTCTTTAATCACGTGTAAAAACCTGTGTTACAGCAGATTTTACCACATCTGCTTTAACCAAAAAGCACGTTGGTTTAACTCCTGTTGTCCTtggcttcataaataaatagtgaCTTGACTGGTTTTACAGATATTCAGCGGAGACAGTATAAAAGTAAAGGACGTAGCTACCTTGATGTCACCAATTGATTTGTAGATAACCTTTTTGAaacctcaagtttggcattttggccacagccatcttgtatttttggagccagaaataGCTGTATTTGTACAAGAgggtggaggagcgaggggagGAACTGACACAGAGAGCGTGGTGATGATAACAGACAGCCTGTCTGACTCATTTCAGACCATCCAATAGATATTGAGTTTAGAGATGCTCAATATTGGATTTTTCGACAATTCCACCTTCAGCCACAATGTGGGCTGCAATGGCTGAATGGCGCTGTCCCTGTTTTCACTTATTGACTCCACAGGCAGAAGATGATCAGAAGATGGCAGAAATGTTATTTATGGAAAATTTTTACACAACACGGGTGCAGGTGATTGAGACAAAAAGCTTCGTCAGTCTCTAACTATTACGATTGTCATTGAAAATGTGCAATTTCAGATTGATTGGGCAACACATCATGGAGAGAAATGGATGCAGACATACAGATGGaaggacagacggacggacagagttttctttattttataggaggatatctgctgataccgatGATGTGCCGATATTGTTGTGCATTCCTAGTtaaaatcatagactgtatataaatggACAATATGACAGTTCCTCCTAAGTGTAGCTTTTTAATCTCaatcaccccctggtgtctggctgtagtataggtcataaagcccgcccctccatgttaatGAATAGGatataggccaaactaaaaactaaaaagtaaaatagcTTCATCAGTTTTTACACATGATAGTTCTCAATGCCCATGTGCAACTTCAGATTAATTTGGCAACCTATCAAGGTGAAAAATGCAGTTAGATGGATGGACAGTGTCAATTTTTAGAACTATATCTGCAGATACCAATGACGTGCTGATGTTGTCGTGCATCCctagttgagatatttcaggataaaaagctttttttacaATTAAGCTTCACATTCGATCTCCAGCTCGGCCCTGCCACCTGAGACGTCCTCATTTCCCCTAACTTTCCTTCAGCTAAACATCCGTTATCAACTCACACAAGCAGGGTGCAGAATGTTATCATCACCACTTTTATCAGAGTGACACCGCTCACTCACTTCCCAAATCCTCCGTCCTAACCCTCAGTTCCTTTCCGTTGCTCCTGAAGACATCCTTTTATCCGGGGACAGTGTGTGCCACATATTTCTGTCTAGCCTAATTGAATTGGGCTCTCTCTTCATCACGCTACACTTACCCAGTGTGATGTAATCAATTAGAGGAGGCCTGGCAGAGAGGGTCCCAGCTCTTAGATGGCTGATTTATGGCTGTACGTGAGGGCATCACCGAGGCAACACAGCACACAGTGAAGAGCgagacaggagagagaaggaATGATGACAGAGAGGGGAACGTCATATATCAGATCGCTACCATAGGTAATACTCCTAcgcccaaaacaaaaaaaaatgtcacaaaaatgataAGAGAATGACAAACACTGGAGCtgaggggatttttttgtttacaaaaagaGGAAGTAGACGCCTCGAGGGATAGAAATCAATATCATCTCATTCCCACACTATAGATTCCCATTGGCTCGGGCTGAATACATAATGTGGTTCAAGTGAATCATGGTTTAATGAACAGGGAGAGTGCAAGGCATTAGATACAGGAGGCTCATTCCCGTCTTTAATCAGGAGAAGGATACAGTCACAGGAGACCTGCAGGTCAGCTCCCCCTCATTTACTCCTGCTCTGTTCCACAGGGAGCACGCTGCCTTACAGTAAGTGATTTATTAGTTAGCATGTAaggtcaaaagaaaaataataagagCCAATTAGAACATGTTAATTTGAATTAAACATAGCTTTAGTTTTGATCAGAATCTGGATTTAAAGcacttaaagggataatttTGAGTTACATGAAGAGAAAATTGATTCCACTATCAGGCTTTTTACcggtaaatatgaagctacagccagcagccagttagtTAGCTCAGTATGAAGACAGAAACAGCTCGTTTGAcactgtccaaaggtaacaaagtCAGCATGCCAGCACTGCTAATACtcacaaattaaaactttttatctTGGAAAGCTGTATAAATCTTCTCATCTACTCATTTTACTGTACTGTGTTAAACGTCCTCTCGTCTCATGAAAGGTGTTATATAAATccaattattattgttattattattttggcaaaacagcagataagcatatttcccaaaatgtcaaataattccTTCTGAATGCTATACCTGACTAGATTCAAAGGTAgcaaaacaaaatctgcctgCAGGTACCTCCAGAGGTTATTATTTCGCTTAACGTTTTTCGTAATTGCACATACATGTCATTCAACATTTTATGACTCTAGACTGTGTTACGAGTTGGACTATTTCTTTGTCCGCTCCAGTGACTTCTAGGAGTTCAActggggaaacagctagcctggctgtTAACTCTCAGACAGAAGGTGAAGAAGCTtatctcccaaaatgtcaaagtattgcttaaaaatcagtttctgctctttaaaaagcacatttggATTCATGCTCCGATTAAATGCTCCGTGAAATCGACACTTTCATATCAACACAGCATTTTTATCATCACTTATTCACACTGTGCTCATTAGACATTACTGATATCCTCATATTCAGTATCATTGGCATCATTAGTGTTCCATCATGTGTTGCAGGTAAATGTGTTTCATTTCTGAAGGTTTGAAGGACAGAATATGAGACGTGCCGCACGTCTGTGCCAAATAGCTTCATTATACACCCGGTTCTCTTGTAGTAAGTAATCCTCAGAGGCAATCCTCCAGGCGCTGAATGCCAGCTGATTTCAATATCTCCAGGAACTGAGATTTTTCCaaataatgtgcttttcagcAGGAGAATAAGCAGATTGTGTGCCAGCGAAAAACCTAAAAGCTGAGCGATGTGGtgagaggacaaaaaaaacaaacttcaaatgATTCCAAATGGGTTTTGCATGAGAGATTCTGCCTCTGAAGTTTTGTCCAAACTCCCCAAAACTTTTGATCACATTGTTGATAGTGAAAGTTTGAGTCCAATCAGTAACCTGAataatgttaaccctttgaaatctgagcaaattggctttatttcttttggaaacattggaagacggcaatgagcaacaagatttttttttaaaaattagcactaaaaaaatgtggatagtacaagataaataaatacatgaatgaataaatcaaaagaaagaaagttaaaaaaaaaaacaagtaaatgacctgggAAACGTGTTTAAAAACTTgcgatttcttgcaatttgtggatcatttcttacaaagttgttcatttccttttttccaatgtttctgAGATAAAtcatttgctcagggtttaaaggttaaatacttgtgaaagttatctgaaagcagcacaagaaaagtgacatcactccaggtttcaaaaggttaaagaaagACTTTCCATTGGTGCTGTATCCTATTTGTATGCTTTACAGTAGTATGTGTCAGGTCACAATGACATAAAAGTTGAAACTTTGAGACAGTCGACGCCAACTTACTCCGTTCTGTAGCTGAGTGTTAAAAtctgacatttcaaaagttCAGATATTATTTCTTTGgctacaaaaaaaccccaacaaaaaagGTCTTATTTCTTCTGATCTGCCCTGAATTACTGTGgcattttaaaaaggtttgGTAATTTCAACACCTGTCCTGTAAATCCGACACGTTATTACATGATGTGTAAGTGGCTGTTGTGTTTTGGCTCTCAGTTTATAATTGGATAGACTCGACGGGGAGGGGAATTTGTCTGGATGTCACACTGGTAGGAAACATGCCAGGCTTATCTGAACCAGTCGCTGCAGATTCCAACTGTCATccttatttttgcagcattaaaAGGACACATATGATGTTCTTCTCGCCTCCCCTCCCATAAAGCTGTCGCCACCGTCTGCTGTCGCTATTTCTGCTTGTCGGAAatccatgtgaatgtgtgtcatCTGAACGGAAATCATTATgtcacgcgcacacacaaagacagagagtaAGGAAGTGGGAGTTAAACATTATGTGGGCAAGGTAGACTCTGTCCACAACACGAGGTGACTAATGCTTAACAGAAGCCCAGAGGACATTTCTGTTCTTTCGCTCGGGTTGAAAACAAGGTTGCACCTTTTTTCCCGTCAGAAGCAAATTCTCGTAGGGTAATCACTCACATGTCAGGCTGATTATGTCAGACGGACTCAGCCGGAGAGGTTTTCCGTGGCAGCGATTTCTGTtataatttgaagttttttcaaGGGTAGTTCAGAGAAGAAGACATTCAAgtcaaagtttttgtttgtttgttttttaggcaTTTCAGTGGCAAATCCAACGTATCATATTAAAGATAAAGTAGGCGGTTTCATGTTGGCATCATTGGACAAAAATCCCGTAATAACTTTGATAAGATGTTGAAATTCAGATGGACTGAGAGAAaactgcacctcctcttggctctgttttcagtctttggGCTCAAgcgttcctattggctgttGGACAAATGCAGATGAGAGTGCACGTCTCTTTAAAGCCTGATTTAATGGCGGAAAATCCTGCAGACAAAGTTGCGTAGGCAGTTGTTCTCAGCATTGGGAACAACTGCCTACActgcaaaacaacccaaaaaaggaaGATGGACTTCTCAAACAGAGTCTAAATgagagtctgacaataaatgaaataaaacatgttgataTCAGTGTTTCAGAGATGGGAAATGTTACTAATAGTTCACAATCATGTAGCTACCGTTAACGAGCCTAAATCACAGTGAGCGTGTTTATATGCACAAAATAATACAGttattattttgcttatttgctgttttttactgtttcctATAGGAGTGGCAGACATGTTGGACtccctttttccttcttttgcaTTCTTTAAAAGGTGCTGCAATATTTGTGCACattcaaaaacctgttgatatccaagtctttcttAATCTTTAAAGCAGATATGTTTCTCCCTCTGACCAGAAATATGGGCTTTTCTGCATGCATCTCTACACTggccttgcaaactgttgacGAGTTGGTTTGT
The DNA window shown above is from Plectropomus leopardus isolate mb chromosome 8, YSFRI_Pleo_2.0, whole genome shotgun sequence and carries:
- the fam43b gene encoding protein FAM43B is translated as MLPWRRNKFVLVEDEAKSKPKSLGTGLTYHSILSSLLRSCPDLLPDCPFDWVGNIFHTKRQKVELNKEEPVYNVRYLGSVVTITAKGDGCTQEAVAKIWARSNYGDQSVKMRLTVGPQGIRMSADKSGKKKPIHLYSLNRITYCGADPCRPKILAWIYRHQVKNMAVVLRCHAVLVSKSEKAQAIAHSLYQNATSAFSEFKRLKRQSDFRHCQQQLLGEEAVPLMPLRRLLNGQCHYRPPAENPGSATRLCSITEEEEEEEEEEEEKQEMEEPEEQQEKKVLTTNTDPTQLLSELDIGDIARLEQCQINFVSDSNNNTFTFITSLV